The following proteins are co-located in the Chryseobacterium daecheongense genome:
- a CDS encoding epoxide hydrolase, with amino-acid sequence MKPFTVNISETVLTDLKNRIQNTRWPGEAEGSDWHFGTSEKYLKEITDYWINGYDWKKHQDQLNQYPQYTTDIDGIQIHFQYIKGKGSNSIPLLLTHGWPDTFYRFHKIIPLLTEGEQTFDLIIPSIPGFGFSDKIAISSEAVADVWIKLMTETLGYNKFCAAGGDVGMGVTKALASKYPDIMEGVHFTDIGYPMGQEDPNTMTEEEKQFAQFVQRWWYSEGAYAMVHSTKPQSLAYALNDSPVGLAAWIISFGNAGAPPELIETAFGGRDELLTNIMIYWVTQTIGTSMRMYKADAIAQWGGSQPLEKTDVPAGIVVLPREAQFPREWAERFVNVVSFKKLNNGGHFAALEIPEVFSDELRSFFYSL; translated from the coding sequence ATGAAACCATTTACCGTAAACATTTCAGAGACTGTTCTTACAGATCTGAAAAACCGAATTCAAAACACCCGATGGCCCGGAGAAGCTGAAGGTTCTGACTGGCACTTCGGAACAAGCGAAAAGTACCTGAAGGAAATTACAGACTACTGGATCAATGGATACGACTGGAAAAAACATCAAGACCAGTTGAATCAATATCCCCAATATACAACTGACATTGACGGGATTCAGATTCATTTCCAGTATATAAAAGGAAAAGGAAGCAATTCCATCCCCTTATTGCTAACCCACGGCTGGCCGGATACCTTTTATCGTTTTCACAAAATAATTCCTCTGCTTACGGAGGGTGAACAAACTTTTGATCTTATTATTCCTTCCATTCCAGGGTTTGGCTTTTCTGATAAGATTGCCATTAGTAGTGAAGCCGTAGCAGATGTATGGATCAAATTAATGACGGAAACATTAGGGTATAATAAATTTTGTGCTGCGGGTGGAGACGTGGGAATGGGAGTTACCAAAGCTTTAGCTTCCAAATATCCGGATATTATGGAGGGAGTTCATTTTACGGATATCGGTTATCCTATGGGACAGGAAGATCCGAATACAATGACAGAGGAAGAAAAGCAATTTGCCCAGTTTGTACAACGCTGGTGGTATTCCGAAGGTGCTTACGCTATGGTTCACTCTACAAAACCACAATCATTGGCTTATGCACTCAATGACTCTCCTGTCGGGTTAGCGGCATGGATCATTAGTTTTGGAAACGCCGGTGCTCCTCCTGAATTAATCGAAACAGCTTTTGGAGGACGCGATGAGTTGCTTACGAATATTATGATCTATTGGGTCACCCAGACCATCGGTACATCCATGAGAATGTATAAAGCCGATGCTATAGCACAATGGGGAGGATCTCAGCCATTGGAAAAAACCGATGTTCCTGCGGGAATTGTAGTGCTTCCCCGTGAGGCCCAGTTTCCCAGAGAATGGGCAGAACGGTTTGTCAATGTTGTCTCTTTTAAAAAACTGAATAATGGCGGCCATTTTGCAGCATTGGAAATACCCGAGGTATTTTCAGATGAATTGAGATCATTCTTTTATTCTTTGTAA
- a CDS encoding NAD(P)H-binding protein, which produces MKTNTIAVIGGTGKSGKYLVRQLLEKGYSIKLLLRNPENFKSKNSLIEIMKGDARNYQSVHALLKDCSCVISTLGQPVGEDPIFSDATGNILKAMTFHGLKRYIVTTGLNVNTPFDKKNIKVKQATDWMYQNYPKTTTDKQTEYELLTTTDLDWTLVRLPLIIQTDEHFNVETNLEDCKGENISAADLAEFLISQIEDTIYIRESPFLYNVL; this is translated from the coding sequence ATGAAAACAAATACAATAGCCGTGATCGGCGGTACCGGAAAATCCGGAAAATATCTTGTTCGTCAGCTTTTGGAAAAAGGCTATTCCATTAAACTTTTGCTCAGAAATCCCGAGAATTTTAAATCAAAAAATTCTCTGATAGAAATTATGAAAGGGGATGCCAGAAATTATCAGTCCGTTCATGCTTTACTTAAAGATTGCAGCTGTGTTATCAGTACTTTAGGGCAGCCGGTTGGTGAAGATCCTATATTCAGTGATGCCACGGGAAATATTCTAAAGGCGATGACCTTTCACGGTCTTAAAAGATATATTGTAACTACCGGATTGAATGTTAACACCCCTTTTGATAAAAAAAATATAAAGGTGAAACAGGCAACAGACTGGATGTATCAAAACTATCCGAAAACAACAACAGACAAGCAGACAGAATATGAATTACTTACGACAACAGATCTGGACTGGACATTGGTAAGACTTCCTTTAATTATTCAGACCGATGAACATTTTAATGTGGAAACCAATCTGGAAGATTGTAAGGGTGAAAATATCAGCGCAGCAGACCTGGCGGAATTTCTGATTTCACAAATTGAAGATACCATATACATCAGGGAAAGCCCATTTTTGTATAATGTGCTTTAA
- the uvrA gene encoding excinuclease ABC subunit UvrA, whose protein sequence is MASITEIDIKKQVFVKNAHLNNLKHIDVLIPKNKLIVITGVSGSGKSSLAFDTIYAEGQRRYVESLSSYARQFLGKLEKPKVDDIKGLAPSIAIQQKVISSNPRSTVGTSTEIYDYLKLLFARIGKTFSPVSGQEVKKDSVTDVVDFIKSSKKDSSFLLTAPLEYDIDNFAENLNVLKLAGFTRLEINDNVAGIEDLESFGFTPEKGMVINLVIDRFAYEEDESFLQRLADSIQMAFYEGRGYCSLKNIETGKVREFSNKFEMDGIEFLEPNVHFFSFNNPYGACPTCEGYGKVIGIDEDLVIPNKTLSVYEDAVVAWRGETMSEWKKAFIKKAGDFPIHKPYHQLTKEQKNYLWKGDGNNSFPSINNFFKMLEENLYKIQYRVMLSRYRGKTLCPTCEGLRLREETSWVKVDGHNIQSTIELPLDELFPLINSLQLSEHDQEVAKRLLYEITTRLEFLLKVGLGYLTLNRTSNTLSGGESQRINLATSLGSSLVGSIYILDEPSIGLHSRDTENLIGVLKNLRDLGNTVIVVEHDEDVMRAADYIIDIGPEAGYLGGELVFAGDYKELKNADTLTSQYLTGRLEIKVPEKRRKAKEWIHIKGARQNNLKNIDVDVPLENLVVISGVSGSGKSTLMKEILTNDIQIQLGMGGKKGDYDTVEFPKKLIKNIELIDQNPIGKSSRSNPVTYLKAYDDIRDLFAKQKMSKMMGYKPKHFSFNVDGGRCDECKGEGVINVSMQFMADIELECETCKGTRFKNEILEVKFDEKNISDILHMTVDEALEFFKENHEDKIVTKLRPLQEVGLGYLQLGQSSSTLSGGEAQRVKLASFLVKGVTTDKTLFIFDEPSTGLHFHDIQKLLKSLQALIDLGHSVIVIEHQPDIIKSADYIIDIGPEAGKYGGEVVFAGTPEELADNKKSHTAKYIKEKLEN, encoded by the coding sequence ATGGCATCAATTACAGAAATAGATATAAAAAAGCAGGTATTTGTTAAAAATGCACATCTTAACAACCTGAAGCACATCGATGTATTAATCCCGAAAAATAAATTGATCGTTATCACAGGAGTGTCCGGAAGCGGAAAATCATCACTCGCTTTTGACACAATTTATGCGGAGGGACAAAGGAGATATGTTGAAAGCTTAAGTTCGTATGCACGACAGTTTTTAGGGAAACTGGAAAAACCAAAAGTGGATGATATTAAAGGACTCGCTCCTTCAATTGCTATCCAGCAAAAAGTTATTTCTTCCAACCCCCGTTCAACAGTCGGAACTTCCACAGAAATTTATGATTACCTTAAACTTTTATTTGCCAGAATCGGGAAAACATTTTCCCCGGTTTCAGGACAGGAGGTAAAAAAAGATTCGGTAACAGATGTCGTGGATTTTATTAAATCTTCAAAGAAGGATTCTTCTTTTCTTTTAACGGCTCCACTGGAATATGATATTGACAATTTTGCAGAGAACTTAAATGTCCTCAAGCTAGCCGGTTTTACAAGATTGGAGATTAATGATAACGTTGCGGGAATTGAAGATCTCGAAAGCTTTGGATTTACTCCTGAAAAAGGAATGGTCATTAATCTGGTGATCGACCGTTTTGCTTATGAAGAAGATGAGAGTTTTCTTCAAAGATTGGCAGACTCTATTCAGATGGCTTTCTACGAAGGTAGAGGGTATTGCTCGCTTAAAAATATTGAAACAGGAAAAGTCAGAGAGTTTTCCAATAAATTTGAGATGGACGGGATAGAATTCCTGGAGCCCAATGTCCATTTTTTTAGTTTTAATAATCCTTATGGTGCTTGTCCTACCTGTGAAGGTTATGGAAAAGTAATAGGAATCGATGAAGACCTTGTAATTCCTAACAAGACCCTTTCCGTTTATGAAGATGCTGTTGTGGCATGGAGAGGAGAAACGATGAGTGAATGGAAAAAAGCATTCATCAAAAAAGCGGGGGACTTTCCTATCCATAAGCCTTATCATCAGCTTACGAAGGAGCAAAAAAATTATTTATGGAAAGGAGATGGTAACAACAGTTTTCCATCGATCAATAATTTCTTCAAAATGCTTGAAGAAAATTTATACAAGATCCAATACCGTGTCATGCTTTCCCGTTATCGGGGTAAAACACTTTGTCCAACCTGTGAAGGTTTAAGGCTTCGTGAAGAAACAAGCTGGGTAAAAGTTGACGGGCATAATATCCAGTCTACGATTGAATTACCGCTTGACGAGCTCTTCCCTTTAATCAATTCTTTACAGCTTTCGGAACATGATCAGGAAGTAGCTAAAAGGCTTCTCTATGAGATCACTACCCGTCTGGAATTCCTATTAAAGGTGGGATTAGGATATCTTACCCTTAACAGAACATCCAATACGCTGTCTGGAGGAGAAAGCCAGAGGATCAACCTTGCTACCAGTTTGGGAAGTTCATTAGTAGGTTCCATCTATATTCTGGATGAACCTTCAATCGGGTTACACTCCAGGGATACTGAAAATTTAATCGGAGTTTTAAAAAATCTGCGGGATTTGGGAAATACCGTTATCGTTGTTGAACACGATGAAGATGTAATGAGAGCTGCAGACTATATTATTGATATTGGTCCTGAAGCCGGTTACCTGGGCGGTGAACTTGTTTTTGCCGGGGATTACAAAGAATTAAAAAATGCTGATACCCTTACCTCTCAATATTTAACAGGCAGACTGGAAATTAAAGTTCCCGAGAAAAGAAGGAAAGCTAAAGAATGGATCCATATTAAAGGAGCCAGACAAAATAATCTCAAAAATATTGATGTAGATGTTCCTTTGGAAAACCTGGTTGTTATTTCAGGAGTTTCCGGAAGTGGCAAATCTACACTAATGAAAGAAATTCTCACAAACGATATCCAGATACAGTTGGGAATGGGAGGAAAAAAGGGAGATTACGATACAGTGGAATTTCCTAAAAAACTGATCAAGAATATTGAACTCATCGATCAGAATCCTATCGGGAAATCTTCACGTTCAAACCCTGTTACTTATCTTAAAGCTTACGATGATATCAGAGATCTTTTTGCCAAACAAAAGATGTCTAAGATGATGGGCTATAAACCGAAACATTTCTCATTCAACGTAGATGGTGGAAGATGTGATGAGTGTAAAGGAGAAGGGGTCATCAATGTCTCTATGCAGTTTATGGCTGATATCGAGCTGGAATGTGAAACCTGTAAAGGAACCCGTTTCAAAAATGAAATTCTGGAAGTAAAGTTTGATGAGAAGAATATTTCTGATATCCTCCATATGACGGTGGATGAAGCTCTTGAGTTTTTTAAAGAAAATCATGAAGACAAAATTGTTACGAAATTAAGACCTTTGCAGGAGGTTGGTTTAGGCTATTTACAGCTTGGGCAAAGCTCTTCTACCCTTTCGGGAGGTGAAGCACAGCGTGTAAAACTTGCTTCTTTCCTGGTAAAAGGAGTAACAACGGATAAGACGTTATTTATCTTTGATGAACCCTCAACCGGACTCCATTTCCATGATATCCAAAAATTACTGAAATCTCTTCAGGCACTGATTGATCTCGGGCATTCTGTAATTGTTATAGAACATCAACCGGACATCATCAAATCTGCAGATTATATTATTGATATTGGTCCTGAAGCCGGAAAATATGGTGGTGAAGTAGTTTTTGCCGGGACACCTGAAGAACTGGCAGACAATAAAAAGTCGCATACGGCCAAATATATCAAAGAAAAATTAGAAAATTAA